Part of the Micromonospora inyonensis genome, ATCGAGGCGTCCCACTGGTGGATCGAGCTGCCCGGTGTCGACCCGGTCACGCTGGGCCGGGCCGTGGACGCCTTCACCGCCGCCGACGAGGTGCTGGTCGAGCGGATGACGAAGCAGGGACGGCGCACGTTCGACGCCCGCGCCGCCGTGCTCCGGATCGGGGTCCGGGAGCCGGTGGAGACGCCTTCCGAGGTCACCGGCGTACCGTGTGCGATACTCGAACTGGTCGTCCGGCAGGTCACCCCCTCCGTTCGACCCGATGACGTCCTTTCCGGCCTTCGCGTGGTGGCCGACCTGGAGCCGCCGGTGTCGCCACGGGTGACCCGGCTGGCGCAGGGCACGTTGACCGCGCAGGGCGCGATCGTGGATCCGTTGGAGGCGGACCGCGACAGGGCAACCATCGTTGAGCGCTGACCGGACATCCGGTCGGTTCTCAGGCAGGCAGACTTCGACGGGCGTGCACCTCGCGTGCCCGCGGAAAACATTTGCGGCAACCCTGCGTGGCAGCGCTCACCCGCGCCCGGGGCAGCCAGAACTGGAGAACGTCCATGCTCGAGAACGAGCCCGAGGGCGGCGAGCGGACCGGCACACAGCCGGCCGGTGAGACCGCCGAGACCACCGAGACCCCCGCCGCCGCGCCGACGCGACGGCGGACCAGCCGGCGCCGGGCCGCGCCGCTCAACCAGCCGGAACAGACCGAGGCACCCGTGGACGCGGCCGCCGGCACCGCCTCGACCAGCCCCGAGGCGCCCCAGGCGGAGGTGTTCGCCCCGGTCGCCGGTGACCTGGAAGCGGCCCCGAAGACCACCCGTCGCCGCCGCAAGGCGACCAGCCCGAAGGCTGCCGAGGAGCCGGTCGTCGCCACCGAGGTGACGGATGCCGGCGCGGAGGTCGTACCGCCGGTCAAGGTGACCCGGACGCGGCGCCGGAAGGCGGCCGAGAGCCCGGCCACCGAGGTCGTCCCCCCGCTGCCGGCTGAGCCGGCCGCCGCCCCGACGTCGGAGGACGTGCCGCCGGTGGTGAACCCGCCGGTCGCGCAGAGCGTGCCGGCCGTGGGCGCGCGGACGGACGCGGAGCCGGCGGTGGATGTCGCCGAGGAGGACGCCGACCAGGCCGTCCCGACGTCCAGCGGTGCGGAGAACCGGTCCGGCGAGGTCCCGCCGGGGGTGGCGGTGTCCGCCCCGGCCGAACCGCCGGCCGGGCCCGTGGCGGAGAAGCCGACCCGCCGTCGCCGGGCCATCCCGCCGGTCGTGCTCTTCATGGCCCCGGAGCCCGAGGCGGTGCCCGTCCGGGTGACGCCGCCCGCCGAGGAGCCCGCCGCCGAGGAGGCGGTCGAGGCCCCGCGCCGCCGTCGCCGTGGTCGACGCGACCTCGAACCGGTCGAGGTCGAGGTCGAAGCGGAGGAAGAGCCCACCGCCGAGGCCGAGGACGAGACCGCCGAGGACGAGGACGAGGACGACGAGACCGCCGCGGGGCGGCGGCGTCGCCGTCGCGGCCGCCGGGGCCGGGGCCGGGGCCGGGGCGGGGCCGACGAGGCCGACGACGACGAGGAGGCCGAGGAGTCGGCGCAGGCCGAGGAGGAGGCCGAGGCCGAGGCCGAGACGGACGAGGAGGAGGACGACAGCGCCGACGGGCTGACCCGTCGTCGCCGTCGTCGCCGTCGTCGCGGGGCGGGCGACGTCGAGTCGACCGCGGACGACGGCGTCCCGACGGTGGTCAAGATCCGTGAGCCGCGCAAGACCGTCGACGAGGTGCAGGGCGTCTCCGGTTCGACCCGGCTGGAGGCGAAGCGGCAGCGCCGCCGCGATGGCCGGGAGCAGCGGCGTACCCGGCCGCCGATCCTGAGCGAGTCGGAGTTCCTGGCCCGTCGGGAGGCGGTCGACCGGGTGATGGTGGTCCGCCAGCGCGGCGACCGCACCCAGATCGGCGTGCTGGAGGACGGCGTCCTGGTCGAGCACTACGTCACCCGCAACTCCTCCGGCACCATGGCCGGCAACGTCTACCTGGGCAAGGTGCAGAACGTCCTGCCCAGCATGGAGGCGGCCTTCGTCGACGTCGGGCGCGGCCGCAACGCGGTCCTGTACGCCGGTGAGGTCAACTGGGACACCACCGGCCTGGAGGGGCGGGCGCGCTCGATCGAGCAGGCGCTCAGGTCCGGCGACTCGGTGCTGGTGCAGGTCACCAAGGACCCGATCGGCCACAAGGGCGCCCGGCTGACCAGCCACATCGCGCTCTCCGGCCGGCACCTGGTCTACGTGCCGAACGGCAACGCCTCCGGCATCAGCCGGAAGCTGCCGGACACCGAGCGCAAGCGGCTGCGGGACGTGCTGAAGAAGCTGGTACCGGACGGCGCGGGCGTGATCGTCCGAACCGCCGCCGAGGGGGCCAGCGAGGACGAACTCGCCCGGGACGTCAAGCGGCTCCAGGCGCAGTGGGAGGACATCCGGGCCAAGGCGGCGGAGGGCGGCGCCCCGGTGCTGCTCTACGAGGAGCCCGACCTGGTCATCCGGGTGGTGCGGGACCTGTTCAACGAGGACTTCCGCGAGCTGGTCATCGAGGGCGACGGGGCGTACGACGTGGTCGAGTCGTACCTGTCGCACGTGTCGCCGGACCTGGTCGAGCGGCTGCGCCGGCACACCGGCACCGCCGACGTCTTCGCCACGTACCGCATCGACGAGCAGATCCTCAAGGGGCTGGACCGGAAGGTCTTCCTCCCCTCCGGCGGTCACCTGGTCATCGACCGCACCGAGGCGATGACCGTGGTGGACGTCAACACCGGCAAGTACACCGGTGCCGGCGGCAACCTGGAGGAGACCGTCACCCGCAACAACCTGGAGGCGGCCGAGGAGATCGTCCGCCAGCTCCGGCTGCGGGACATCGGCGGCATCGTCGTCATCGACTTCATCGACATGGTGCTCGAGTCGAACCGGGAGCTGGTGCTGCGCCGCCTCACCGAGTGCCTCGGCCGGGACCGCACCAAGCACCAGGTCACCGAGATCACCTCGCTCGGCCTGGTGCAGATGACCCGGAAGCGGATCGGCGCGGGGCTGCTGGAGGCGTTCAGCGAGACCTGTGAGTGCTGCAAGGGCCGGGGCCTGATCATCCACACCGAGCCGGTGCCGGAGAAGCCGCGTGCCGGTGGCGCGCCGGAGAAGACCAAGGCGGTCGCGGCGACGGCCCCGGCCACCTCGGCGCCGGCCGAGCAGAACGGCGCGTCGACGCGTCGGCGGGGGCGCAAGTCGGCCACGCCGGAGCGGAGCACGGTCGAGGTCGAGGTCACCGAGACCCCGACCGACACCAACCAGGACACGATGGGCTACGACCTGTCCCGGTACGAGGTCGACACGGAGGCCGCCCCGGCGGTGGCCGACGCCCAGCGCGGCGAGTCGGCCCGGCTCGCCGCCGCCGACGACCCGGACGCCCTGGGCGACGGGGAGGGTGACGACGAACTCGCCGAGGCGGGCGGCGGTCGTCGCCGGTCCCGGCGGGGTGGCGCGCGACGGCGTACCCGGCCGTGAGGCGACCCCGCGTGTAGCTGGGACGACAGGGCCCCGCTCCCGGCGACCGTGCCGGCGACGGGGTCCTGTCGCGTGCCCGGGCCGGTCGCGTGCCGGGGCCTTGTCACACACGGCGGGGCGGCCCCCGGTTTGGGGCCGGGGTCGGGCATGGCGTACGCTTGCCTGCGGCGTACTTTGGTGCGCCGAGTTCTCGCTGCCCGAGCCGCCGCGCCTCCGACGCCCGGTGAGCCGCCGCGGGAACTACCGCCAGCAGCCTCAACGACAGGGAGTCCGCCTCCGATGTACGCGATCGTCAAGACCGGCGGCAAGCAGTACAAGGTCGCCGAGGGCGACGTGATCGAGGTCGAGAAGCTCGCCGGTGCCCCCGGCGACGCGGTGAAGCTCACCGCGGTGCTCCTCGTCGACGGTGACGACCTGGTGACCGACGCGGCCAAGCTCGCCGAGGTCGCGGTGTCCGGCGAGATCGCCGCGCACACCAAGGGCCCGAAGATCCGGATCCACAAGTTCAAGAACAAGACCGGCTACCACAAGCGCCAGGGTCACCGCCAGCCGTTGACCCAGGTCAAGGTGACCGGCATCTCCAGCGGGAAGTAGGTCGTCCTCCAATGGCTCACAAAAAGGGTGCGTCCAGCTCGCGTAACGGTCGCGACTCCGCGGCCCAGCGGCTCGGCGTGAAGCGCTTCGGTGGTCAGGTCGTCAGCGCCGGCGAGATCATCGTCCGGCAGCGTGGCACCAAGTTCCACCCCGGAGACCTGGTCGGCCGTGGCGGGGACGACACGCTCTTCGCGCTGGCGGACGGTGCGGTCCAGTTCGGTACCAGGCGCGGTCGCAAGACCGTCAGCATCGTACCGGCGGGGCAGTAGTCTTCCGACGAAGCGGGCCGGGGACCTGGTGTCCCGGCCCGCTTCGTCTTTTTCACGTCCCGGCGTTGCCCCGGGGCGTTTCCGTGCGGGGGACAGAGCCTCGCGGAGAGGATTGACGACGTGACGATGTTCGTGGACCGGGTCGTCCTGCACCTGAGGGCCGGCGACGGTGGACACGGCTGTGTCTCGATCCACCGGGAGAAGTTCAAGCCCTTCGGCGGCCCCGACGGCGGCAACGGCGGCCACGGCGGCAGTGTCTCGCTGGTCGTCGACCCGCAGGTGCACACCCTGCTCGACTTCCACTTCCGTCCGCACGTCAAGGCCGACAACGGCAAGGGCGGCGCGGGCTCGAACCGGGACGGGGCCAACGGTCGCGACCTGGTGCTCAAGGTCCCCAACGGCACCGTGGTGCAGACTCCGGACGGCACCGTGCTCGCCGACCTGGTCGGCGCGGGCACCACCTTCGAGGCGGCCCGGGGCGGCCGGGGCGGCCGGGGGAACGCCTCGCTGGCCAACGCCAAGCGCAAGGCCCCCGGCTTCGCCGAACTGGGTGAGCCCGGTGACGAACTCGACGTCGTCCTGGAGTTGAAGAGTGTCGCCGACGTGGGTCTGGTCGGCTTCCCCTCGGCCGGCAAGTCGTCGCTGATCTCGGTGATCTCCGCCGCCAAGCCCAAGATCGCGGACTATCCGTTCACCACCCTGGTGCCCAACCTCGGCGTCGTCCAGGCCGGCGAGAGCACCTTCACCGTCGCCGACGTGCCGGGGCTGATCCCCGGTGCGGCCACCGGCAAGGGGCTCGGACTGGAGTTCCTCCGGCACGTCGAGCGCTGCGCCGTGCTGGTGCACGTGGTCGACACCGCCACCCTGGAGCCCGGGCGGGATCCGGTCGCCGACATCGACACCATCGAGGCGGAACTGGCCGAGTACGGCGGGCTGGCCGACCGGCCCCGGCTGGTCGCGCTGAACAAGATCGACGTGCCGGACGGGCGGGACCTCGCCGAGATCGTCCGGCCGGACCTGGAGGAACGCGGCTACCGGGTCTTCGAGGTCTCCGCGGCCACCCGCGAAGGGCTGCGCGAGCTGATCTATGCGATGTCGGAGCTGGTGGAACAGTCCCGGCAGGCCGCGCCGCCGGCCGAGCCCACCCGGATCGTCATCCGCCCGAAGGCGGTCGACGACGCCGGTTTCACCATCGAGGCCCAGCCCGACGGCTCCTACGTGGTGCGCGGCACGCGCCCGGAACGCTGGGTGCGGCAGACGAACTTCGACAACGACGAGGCGGTCGGCTTCCTCGCGGACCGGCTGGCCCGGCTCGGCGTCGAGGAGAAGCTGGCCAAGGCCGGGGCCCAGCCCGGTGACCTGGTGCGGATCGGGGAACGCGAGTTCGACTGGCAGCCGACCCTCTATGCAGGTGTCGACTTCGTCCCCGGCAACCGGGGCACCGACGTGCGGCTGGAGGACAAGTCGAACCGGGCCTCGGCGGCCGACCGGCTCGCCGCGCGCAAGGCCCGCCGGCAGCGTCCGGCGGACGAGATCGTGGCCGGGGACGAGGTCGACGACGACGCCGAGGACGACGCGGGCGACGACGCCGAATAGCCGGCTGCGCTCCGTGACCGGGTCCACCGCCGGCAACCTGCGGGAAACCTGGCCGTCCTACCGTGGCGGGATGCTGATCGAGACGCGCCCTGCCGGCGACCCCGAGATCGCCACCCTGGTCACGGCGCAGCAGCGCGAGTTGCGGGAGGCCGACGGAGGGCTGGACGGCCAGGCCACCCTGACCCGGGAGGACATTCGCTACCTGGCGGTCGTGGTCAACGGGCGGGCGGTGGCCTGCGGCGGGGTCCAGGCCCTGGACAGCGGCACCGGCGAGATCAAACGGATGTACGTCCGCCCGGCGTTCCGGGGTCGGGGCATCGGCCGGCAGTTGCTGGCCGCCCTGGAGGAGTTGGCCTTCCAGGAGGGGCACCACACCCTCTGCCTGGAGACCGGCCGTTGCCTGCCGGCGGCGATCGCGCTCTACACCTCCTGCGGGTACGCCCCGATCCCGGTGTACGGGGAGTACGTCGGCAACCCGTACAGCGTCTGCTTCGCCAAGCGGCTTCCGCTGGCCGCCTGAGCTGTCACCAGCGGAGCGGCCGGCCCCGGTGAGACCTGCCCGGGGTCGGATCGCCGTCCGCCTGCCCGTCGCCCGCCCGTCGCCCGCCTGCCGGCCGGTTCGCCGCCTGCTGTCCGCCGGCCGGGCCGGATCAGCGCGCCGGCCGGCATTGTTCCCGATCGGGCTTGCCGCCGTGGCGAATCGGCAAAGAAAACCGGCATGGACCCGTCGACCGGGGGTAGGTCAATAGGCAGCCGGCGAGAGTGTCGGCGACATCCCCCCAGTAGAACCGCGACGAGTTTCTAGCGGACGGAAGGCAGACCATGACCTACGATCCGGCAACCACGTCCTCGAACCACAGCACCGGCTACGGCTACGAGCCGCACAACGGCACGTACGGATCGCACAGTGCCACCTACGAGTCGCACAACGGTACGTCGAACTCGGACAGCGGCGTCCGTGAGCAGGCCAAGCAGGTTGGCGCGGAGGCCGCCCAGGCGGGCGGCGCGGTCGCGCAGACCGCCAAGGAGCAGGGCCGGGAGGTCATCGGTGAGGCCACCCGGCAGGCCCGCAACGTCTACGGCGAGGCCCGCACCCAACTCGCCAGCCAGGCCGGCGACCAGCAGCGACGCGCGGCGAACGGCCTGCGCTCGCTGGCCGACGAGATGCGCGCCATGGCGCAGCAGGGCGGGCAGGCCGGCCCGGTGACCGAACTGGCCCACCAGGCCGCCGAGCGGGTGCACGGTGTCGCCGGTTGGCTGGAGGAGCGCCAGCCGGGTGACCTGCTCCACGAGGTGCGCGACTATGCCCGCCGCAACCCGGGGACCTTCCTGGTGGGCGCGGCCCTGCTCGGCGTCCTCGCCGGCCGGCTGACCAAGAACATCGCCGCCGACGACGGGCAGACGACGAACGGCCACCGCGCCTACCAGCCGGTCGCGGACCCGGACCGGACCGCGGTGATCCCGCCCAGCGCGTACGCGGTGCCCGACCCGGGCTACGCCGACCCGCTGGCCGGTGGGTACACCCAGCCCCCGCGTCCGGGTGGCTACGTCGAGCCGACGCCGTCGACCGGGTATGTCGACCCGATGCCGTCGACCGGCTACGTCGAGCCGTTGCCACCGACCGGCACCGGCCGTCCGCTGCCGCCGGTCGACCAGACCGACCCGCTGCCGGGCGTCCCGTCGAGCGGGGTCACCCGCCCGTGAACCCGCTGACCAGCCGGCACGCCCCCGACCGGGCGCGGACCGGCGCGCACGGAAAGGAGACGGCGGCGTGAGCATGCCGACCCAGGGGTACGACCCCACCTACCAGCCCACGACGAGCCTGAACGGGCAAGCCCACCCGCACACCGCCGAGGAGGTCACCAACCGTTCTGTCGGCGACCTCATGCGGCAGGTCACCGCCGACCTCTCCACGCTGATGCGGCAGGAGGTGGAACTGGCCAAGGCCGAGATCCGCGAGGAGGGGAAGAAGGCCGGCAAGGCCGCCGGACTCTTCGGCGGCGCCGGCTTCGGCGGCTACATGGTGGCGCTGTTCCTCTCGATCGCCCTCTGGGCCGGACTGTCGAACGTGATGGACGCCGGCTGGGCGGCACTGATCGTCGCCGTCCTCTGGGGCGTGGTCGCCGCCGTCCTCTACTCGATGGGCAAGAAGAACGCCGAGCGCGTACGAGGTCTGAAGCGCACCAACGACACCGTGCACCGGATCCCGGACGCGTTGAAGCCCCACCCGGAGGGAGTCACCCGATGAGCACCGACCCCGACCAGATCCGCCGTGAGATCGAAGCCACCCGCAACAACCTGAGCTCCGATGTGGACGCCCTGGCGTACAAGGTCAGCCCGAGCCGCATCGTCGACGACCGCAAGCAGCAGGCACGTAACGCCCTGCAGAATGTGAGGGACAAGGTGATGGGAACCGCGTCGGACCTCGGCCACGCCGGCGGGCACGCCGCCCACTCGGTCACCGATCGTGCCTCCTCGGCGGCGTCCAACGTCGGCCACGCGGCGCAGTCGGCCGCCTCGTCGGTGGGGGACGCGGCACAGCGGGCCCCGCAGACCCTGCGCCGCAAGTCCCAGGGGAACCCGCTCGCCGCCGGCCTGATCGCTTTCGGGGTGGGCTGGCTGGCCTCGTCGCTGCTGCCCGCCACCGACCGGGAGCAGCGGGCCGCCACCCAGGTGAAGGAGAAGGCGCGCGAGCACTCGCACGTGGTCACCGAGAAGCTGGGTGAGGTCGCCAGCGAGATGAAGGAGCAGCTCCGCGAGCCGGCGCAGCACGCCACCGAGTCGGTGAAGTCGACCGCCCAGGAGGCCGTGCAGACGGTGAAGGACGACTCCCGGTCCGCCGCTCACGACGTACGGGACCAGGCGCAGCACGCGCGCGAACAGGTCCGGCACTGACCAGCCGTCCGGACCCGTACGCGGCGGCTCGCGGCCATCCCCGGCACCAACTGCCGGAGGTGGCCGCGAGCCGCTGTGTGCACCCCCTGCGCCTGCCGTGATTCCTGGACGGTTCTCGTTCCCCGAGAACGGAAACCGTCCAGGATCGACGTCGGGTCAGGGGCGCCGGGGGGAACGGAGCTCGCGCGGGGAGTGGGCGGCGTGACGGATCCGGGTGCCGGCGTAGCGGACACCACCGAAGAACACCCGCTGCCCCAGCGCCAGCCAGGAGCAGATGGCCCGTTCGAGCACCCAGAGCGGGGCGGTCAGAGCGGCTCCCGCCGGGAAGACCCGGGTGCCACCGGCCCGACGCCGTCCCGCCTCGGCCAGCGCCACCGTGGCCGCCACCGCGCCGAGGACCGGGCCGGGGCGACGCGCGACGACGGCCGCGCCGAGGGCCGGCAGCACCGCGAGGAAGACCGCCAGCCGCACCGGCTGGGCCAGGTCGTCGTACGCCTGCCGCACCCGTTGCCCGAGGAAGTGCCGCGCGGCCGGGGGCAGCCGGCGGACGTAGAGGCCGGCCGGTGCCGCCTCGGTGCCGCCGTACGCCCGCACGGTGCGGATCAGCTCCAGGTTCTCGAAGAGGACGTCCGGGTCGTAACCGCCCATGGCGACGAACGTGCTCCGCCGCACGGCCAGGGTTCCCGGGTAGTCCGCGCCGAGCGCCCGATTGAGCAGGATCCGACCGGTGTCCCAGTACGCGTGCCAGGGCATCGGGTCGAAGTAGTTCTGCGGACGGACCAGGTCCGCCCGGCCCAGCAGCCGGTGCACGGCACGCAGTCCCGCCTCGTCGTAGCGGACGTCGTCGTCGGCGATCACCACGTGCTCGTGCCCGGCCAGGCGTACGCCGGTGAGCACCCCGGTCACCTTCCCGTTCGCGCCGCGCAGCGCCGGATCGGGCGGGACGTGCCGCACCAGGTCGCGCCAGACGGCGGCGTGCCGGGCGAAGACCTCCGGCGGGGAACCGTCGACGACGGTCACCTCGACCCGCGTGGCGAGCTGCCGCAGGTACCCGGTGAGGTCGGCCAGCCCGGTGTCGTCGGACCAGCGCAGCGGCAGCACGTACGACAGGGCCAGCCGGCTCGCGGCGGGGGCGGACCGGGCCGCCGGGTGCCGGACCGGGCGGAGCGGGGTGCTCACGACTCCTCCCGCCGGTAGACCGAGACGTGCTGGCGGCTCTCGTCGGTGAACGGCCGGGCGGTCCAGTCCGTCCAGCGGTGCTCCCGGCGCAGGCCGGCCAGTTGGGCCATCAGGTCCAGTTCCGCCGGCCAGGCATAGCGGTGGTTGGCCGGCAGCAGGCGGACGCCGGAGCCGGTGATCCGCAGCTTGGTCGTGGTCATCCGCTGTTCCGCCGGGTGCAGCACGGCCGCTTCCAGCAGCACCTCGTCCTCGGCCACCCGGACCGGCCGCAGGGCCGTGCCGGCCCGGAACGCGCCCGGGTCGGGCACCCAGGTCTCGACCACGAACCGTCCGCCGGGGCGCAGGTGCGCGGCGGCGTTGCGGAAACAGGCGACCTGGGCGGCCTGGTCGGGCAGCGCGAAGATCGTGTTGAAGGCGAGCAGCACCAGCGCGAACTCACCCGGCGCCCGGACCGAGGAGAAGTCCCCGACGGTCACCGTGATCCGGTCGCCGCCGGGCTTGGCACGCAGGCCGGCGACCATCGCCGGGGATCCCTCGACACCCGCCACGCTCAGCCCCCGCTGCACCAGGGGGAGCGCGAGCCGCCCGGTGCCGATGCCGAACTCGCAGACCGGGCCGCCCTCGGCGAGCCCGACCAGCCGGTCCACCGCGTCGTCGGCGGTGAGGTGGGCGTACGCCTCGTCGTAGACGTCCGCGACGCGCCGACCGTACTCGCTGGCGTCGAAGGACAACGGTGCTCCTCGCTGACGGGTCGGCCGGTCGGGTGCCGGGGTGGCGGCGCGTCCGGACGGCGGCGGGCGGTTGCCCCGGGCAGGTGCCCGCAATCCCGGTCACCAAACGTGTCGCCGACGGGGACCGGAGCCGTTTCGACGCCACCTGACCGGGTAGCGCGGGGATACGGACGATCCATCCCTGGACGTCCGGTTGGAGGAGACGTGATGACCAGCAACAGGACGAGGTGGACGCTGCTCGGCGCCGTCGTCGCCACCGGCGGGGCGGTCGGCGTCGGGCGTACGGTCGCCGCCCGGCGGCGCCGGCGGCAACCGGACACGGTCAACGGTTGGTACGTGGTGCGCCGGGGAGTCACGGTGGACCGGCCGGTCGAGGCCGTCGTGGGCTTCTGGACCGACCGGGAACGGCTCGACCGGGCCCTCGGCGAGTGGGCGACCCTGGAGCAGGCGGGGCCGAACCGGTGGCGGTGCGTGGCCCGCGACCCCTCCGGCGAGGGTGGGGTCGAGTGGCGGGCGGACGTGACCGTGGACGGGCCGGGACGGCTGTCCTGGGAGGTCATCGACGGCCGGGTGCCGCAGGAGGGGCACGTCGACCTGGTTCCCGCTCCCGGCGGCCGGGGCACCGAGATCCGGGCCGAGCTGTGGTACCGCTCCGGCGGCCCGCTGCGTCGGGCGCTGGGACTGGCCCGGGGGGACGATCCGGACCTGGGGCTGCGGACCACCCTGCGCCGGGTCAAGGCGCTGATCGAGTGCGGCCAGGTCATCGACACGTACCGCGACCCGTCGGGGCGGACCCCGGCGCAGGAGCGGGTGACCGACGTGGTCCGCGACAGGCTGACGGCGGGAGGACGGCCGTGAAGGCACTCTGCTGGGAGGGCGTCGGCAAGCTGGCCGTACGCGACGTGCCGGAGCCGCGGATCCGGTCGGCCGGGGACATCGTCGTCAAGGTCCGGGCCAGCAGCGTCTGCGGCTCCGACCTGCACCTGATCAACGGCTACCTCCCGGCGATGCGGGAGGGCGACGTCCTGGGCCACGAGTTCATGGGCGAGGTGGCGGAGACCGGCCCGGACGTCCGCCGGCTCCGCGTCGGCGACCGGGTGGTGGTCGGTTCCGTGGTCGCCTGTGGCGGCTGCTGGTACTGCCGTACCGAGCAGTACTCGCTCTGCGACAACTCGAACCCGCAGCCGGTCTTCACCGAGAAGCTCTGGGGACATTCCCCGGCGGGCATCATCGGGTACTCGCACGCGGCCGGCGGCTACTCCGGCAGCCACGCCGAGTACGTGCGGGTCCCGTTCGGCGACATCGGCGCGTTCAAGGTCCCGGACGGGGTGCCGGACGACTCGGTGGTCTTCGCCTCCGACGCGATGCCGACCGGCTGGATGGCCGCCGACTTCTGTCACCTCACCGGGGGTGAGGTGGTCGCCGTCTGGGGTGCGGGCGGGGTCGGGCAGATGGCCGCCCGCGCCGCGCAGCTGCTCGGGGCCGAACGGGTCATCATGGTCGACCGGCTGCCGGAGCGGCTCGCCACCGC contains:
- a CDS encoding TIGR03936 family radical SAM-associated protein, with protein sequence MGTDIPRSTTINKKPQPEGGQAPVVQRVRIRYAKRGPLRFTSHRDFARAFERALRRAGVPIAFSQGFTPHPKISYASAAPTGVASEAEYLEIGLRAPVDPAELRVALDVALSPGLDVLDAVVAGGGSLADRIEASHWWIELPGVDPVTLGRAVDAFTAADEVLVERMTKQGRRTFDARAAVLRIGVREPVETPSEVTGVPCAILELVVRQVTPSVRPDDVLSGLRVVADLEPPVSPRVTRLAQGTLTAQGAIVDPLEADRDRATIVER
- a CDS encoding Rne/Rng family ribonuclease; its protein translation is MLENEPEGGERTGTQPAGETAETTETPAAAPTRRRTSRRRAAPLNQPEQTEAPVDAAAGTASTSPEAPQAEVFAPVAGDLEAAPKTTRRRRKATSPKAAEEPVVATEVTDAGAEVVPPVKVTRTRRRKAAESPATEVVPPLPAEPAAAPTSEDVPPVVNPPVAQSVPAVGARTDAEPAVDVAEEDADQAVPTSSGAENRSGEVPPGVAVSAPAEPPAGPVAEKPTRRRRAIPPVVLFMAPEPEAVPVRVTPPAEEPAAEEAVEAPRRRRRGRRDLEPVEVEVEAEEEPTAEAEDETAEDEDEDDETAAGRRRRRRGRRGRGRGRGGADEADDDEEAEESAQAEEEAEAEAETDEEEDDSADGLTRRRRRRRRRGAGDVESTADDGVPTVVKIREPRKTVDEVQGVSGSTRLEAKRQRRRDGREQRRTRPPILSESEFLARREAVDRVMVVRQRGDRTQIGVLEDGVLVEHYVTRNSSGTMAGNVYLGKVQNVLPSMEAAFVDVGRGRNAVLYAGEVNWDTTGLEGRARSIEQALRSGDSVLVQVTKDPIGHKGARLTSHIALSGRHLVYVPNGNASGISRKLPDTERKRLRDVLKKLVPDGAGVIVRTAAEGASEDELARDVKRLQAQWEDIRAKAAEGGAPVLLYEEPDLVIRVVRDLFNEDFRELVIEGDGAYDVVESYLSHVSPDLVERLRRHTGTADVFATYRIDEQILKGLDRKVFLPSGGHLVIDRTEAMTVVDVNTGKYTGAGGNLEETVTRNNLEAAEEIVRQLRLRDIGGIVVIDFIDMVLESNRELVLRRLTECLGRDRTKHQVTEITSLGLVQMTRKRIGAGLLEAFSETCECCKGRGLIIHTEPVPEKPRAGGAPEKTKAVAATAPATSAPAEQNGASTRRRGRKSATPERSTVEVEVTETPTDTNQDTMGYDLSRYEVDTEAAPAVADAQRGESARLAAADDPDALGDGEGDDELAEAGGGRRRSRRGGARRRTRP
- the rplU gene encoding 50S ribosomal protein L21 gives rise to the protein MYAIVKTGGKQYKVAEGDVIEVEKLAGAPGDAVKLTAVLLVDGDDLVTDAAKLAEVAVSGEIAAHTKGPKIRIHKFKNKTGYHKRQGHRQPLTQVKVTGISSGK
- the rpmA gene encoding 50S ribosomal protein L27, with amino-acid sequence MAHKKGASSSRNGRDSAAQRLGVKRFGGQVVSAGEIIVRQRGTKFHPGDLVGRGGDDTLFALADGAVQFGTRRGRKTVSIVPAGQ
- the obgE gene encoding GTPase ObgE produces the protein MTMFVDRVVLHLRAGDGGHGCVSIHREKFKPFGGPDGGNGGHGGSVSLVVDPQVHTLLDFHFRPHVKADNGKGGAGSNRDGANGRDLVLKVPNGTVVQTPDGTVLADLVGAGTTFEAARGGRGGRGNASLANAKRKAPGFAELGEPGDELDVVLELKSVADVGLVGFPSAGKSSLISVISAAKPKIADYPFTTLVPNLGVVQAGESTFTVADVPGLIPGAATGKGLGLEFLRHVERCAVLVHVVDTATLEPGRDPVADIDTIEAELAEYGGLADRPRLVALNKIDVPDGRDLAEIVRPDLEERGYRVFEVSAATREGLRELIYAMSELVEQSRQAAPPAEPTRIVIRPKAVDDAGFTIEAQPDGSYVVRGTRPERWVRQTNFDNDEAVGFLADRLARLGVEEKLAKAGAQPGDLVRIGEREFDWQPTLYAGVDFVPGNRGTDVRLEDKSNRASAADRLAARKARRQRPADEIVAGDEVDDDAEDDAGDDAE
- a CDS encoding GNAT family N-acetyltransferase, coding for MLIETRPAGDPEIATLVTAQQRELREADGGLDGQATLTREDIRYLAVVVNGRAVACGGVQALDSGTGEIKRMYVRPAFRGRGIGRQLLAALEELAFQEGHHTLCLETGRCLPAAIALYTSCGYAPIPVYGEYVGNPYSVCFAKRLPLAA
- a CDS encoding YfjI family protein yields the protein MTYDPATTSSNHSTGYGYEPHNGTYGSHSATYESHNGTSNSDSGVREQAKQVGAEAAQAGGAVAQTAKEQGREVIGEATRQARNVYGEARTQLASQAGDQQRRAANGLRSLADEMRAMAQQGGQAGPVTELAHQAAERVHGVAGWLEERQPGDLLHEVRDYARRNPGTFLVGAALLGVLAGRLTKNIAADDGQTTNGHRAYQPVADPDRTAVIPPSAYAVPDPGYADPLAGGYTQPPRPGGYVEPTPSTGYVDPMPSTGYVEPLPPTGTGRPLPPVDQTDPLPGVPSSGVTRP
- a CDS encoding phage holin family protein — translated: MSMPTQGYDPTYQPTTSLNGQAHPHTAEEVTNRSVGDLMRQVTADLSTLMRQEVELAKAEIREEGKKAGKAAGLFGGAGFGGYMVALFLSIALWAGLSNVMDAGWAALIVAVLWGVVAAVLYSMGKKNAERVRGLKRTNDTVHRIPDALKPHPEGVTR
- a CDS encoding DUF3618 domain-containing protein → MSTDPDQIRREIEATRNNLSSDVDALAYKVSPSRIVDDRKQQARNALQNVRDKVMGTASDLGHAGGHAAHSVTDRASSAASNVGHAAQSAASSVGDAAQRAPQTLRRKSQGNPLAAGLIAFGVGWLASSLLPATDREQRAATQVKEKAREHSHVVTEKLGEVASEMKEQLREPAQHATESVKSTAQEAVQTVKDDSRSAAHDVRDQAQHAREQVRH
- a CDS encoding glycosyltransferase, which encodes MSTPLRPVRHPAARSAPAASRLALSYVLPLRWSDDTGLADLTGYLRQLATRVEVTVVDGSPPEVFARHAAVWRDLVRHVPPDPALRGANGKVTGVLTGVRLAGHEHVVIADDDVRYDEAGLRAVHRLLGRADLVRPQNYFDPMPWHAYWDTGRILLNRALGADYPGTLAVRRSTFVAMGGYDPDVLFENLELIRTVRAYGGTEAAPAGLYVRRLPPAARHFLGQRVRQAYDDLAQPVRLAVFLAVLPALGAAVVARRPGPVLGAVAATVALAEAGRRRAGGTRVFPAGAALTAPLWVLERAICSWLALGQRVFFGGVRYAGTRIRHAAHSPRELRSPRRP